A window of the Methanoculleus horonobensis genome harbors these coding sequences:
- the mtrC gene encoding tetrahydromethanopterin S-methyltransferase subunit MtrC → MSVKIEVGAGGIPHNQVLIYGLVGSLVLIYLTYLNTYFQTQYFAFFGGLAAVAALIWGTDTIKHLCSYGLGTGVPSAGMIALGSGVVAALFGATTGILAPIVTVIIAAIIGAVAGLMANHVVRMDIPVMVVSLIELAIVGAMTVLGLAAMACGTFEFLGMITGTVSILGFTMLSYETSVIGGSIIAVIFMLGAIAIQHSFNACLGPGEQQDRTLMLAAECGFLSMITVAIISFAFIGLLPALVALLVSIVGWLYTYTKYIALSKRDAYAWLDAKPILEPKGGA, encoded by the coding sequence ATGTCAGTGAAAATTGAAGTCGGAGCAGGCGGCATCCCGCACAACCAGGTCCTGATCTACGGACTTGTGGGATCGCTCGTCCTGATTTACCTGACATACCTGAACACGTACTTCCAGACCCAGTACTTCGCGTTCTTCGGCGGGCTTGCCGCCGTCGCCGCGCTCATCTGGGGTACCGACACGATCAAGCACCTCTGCAGTTACGGTCTCGGTACCGGTGTCCCGTCCGCGGGTATGATCGCCCTCGGGTCCGGTGTCGTCGCCGCGCTCTTCGGAGCCACGACCGGCATACTCGCGCCCATCGTGACGGTCATCATCGCCGCAATCATCGGCGCGGTCGCCGGACTGATGGCAAACCACGTTGTCCGGATGGACATCCCCGTCATGGTCGTCTCGCTCATCGAGCTCGCCATCGTCGGCGCAATGACCGTTCTCGGCCTCGCGGCCATGGCCTGCGGAACATTCGAGTTCCTCGGCATGATCACCGGCACGGTGTCCATTCTCGGGTTCACTATGCTGAGCTACGAGACCTCGGTCATCGGCGGCAGCATCATCGCCGTGATCTTCATGCTCGGCGCCATTGCCATCCAGCACTCCTTCAACGCCTGTCTCGGGCCGGGAGAGCAGCAGGACCGGACGCTCATGCTCGCCGCAGAGTGTGGATTCCTCTCGATGATCACCGTCGCGATCATCTCGTTCGCGTTCATCGGACTCCTTCCGGCTCTCGTTGCACTGCTGGTCTCGATCGTCGGGTGGCTCTACACCTACACGAAGTACATCGCGCTCTCGAAGCGTGACGCCTACGCATGGCTCGACGCCAAGCCCATTCTGGAGCCCAAGGGAGGTGCCTAA
- a CDS encoding sugar phosphate isomerase/epimerase family protein: MNDIGCSTCCLMDRTLEEALGLISCCTGRAEILSDGPHCLFRFEEVCRSFDLRYTVHAPVADINIASENECLRSAAVRVLCDLAEVCDRIGAERLVVHPGYVWGEEMRVVAQTALDRSLDDLAAVQQEVNVRFAVENMGAWDICFFRSPEFLDRLADRNLGFALDVGHAHTNGNLASFLKPGGAIHVHLHDNRGSRDDHLACGDGDIDFRRLMAALPPGVMKVVEPNSFQDYERSLDHLRGLL, from the coding sequence GTGAACGATATCGGCTGCTCCACCTGCTGCCTGATGGACAGGACGCTTGAAGAGGCGCTCGGCCTTATCTCCTGCTGTACAGGCCGTGCAGAGATCCTCTCCGACGGCCCCCACTGTCTCTTCCGGTTCGAGGAGGTCTGTCGTTCGTTCGATCTTCGCTATACGGTACACGCACCGGTCGCCGATATCAACATCGCGTCCGAGAATGAGTGTCTCCGGAGCGCGGCCGTCAGGGTTCTTTGCGATCTCGCGGAGGTCTGCGACCGGATCGGCGCCGAACGGCTGGTCGTCCACCCGGGGTATGTCTGGGGAGAAGAGATGCGGGTGGTTGCGCAGACCGCTCTCGACCGGTCGCTCGACGACCTCGCCGCGGTCCAGCAGGAGGTGAACGTCCGGTTCGCCGTCGAGAACATGGGCGCGTGGGATATCTGTTTCTTCAGGTCGCCGGAGTTCCTCGACCGCCTTGCCGACCGGAACCTCGGCTTCGCCCTCGACGTGGGGCATGCCCACACAAACGGCAACCTGGCATCTTTTCTGAAACCGGGAGGGGCGATCCACGTCCACCTGCACGACAACCGCGGCAGCCGCGACGACCACCTGGCCTGCGGCGACGGGGATATCGACTTTCGCCGCCTGATGGCGGCCCTCCCGCCGGGCGTCATGAAGGTCGTCGAGCCGAACTCATTTCAGGACTACGAACGAAGCCTCGATCACCTGAGAGGACTTCTCTGA
- a CDS encoding EF-Tu/IF-2/RF-3 family GTPase: MGNLNVAVLGPAGYAKDLGKKGTESDITFYNLKKGEDTVTIIEPTRYPERLAPLFYAASMADAALVVVGEITPTLGEWVLMLDEARVERGYIVLQNYLTPEDVAPLFRGTVLERYEFVDVDPIALRDLLLGEAHARTSLPPAAGAVGTIPIDHHFNVRGIGTVILGGVVRGGIRKHSALKVYPGGRAITVRSIQKHDDDFDWAAEGDRVGLALKNIESDDLDRGFALSDDPAIRLGAKIEARATLVKYWPAPLTAGTVLHLGHWMQFIPARVEAVQDDGDWRRPTLTLVLERDLVYLPGDAAVLHYLEGGKLRIAGHIELA; the protein is encoded by the coding sequence ATGGGCAATCTGAATGTTGCCGTGCTGGGGCCCGCCGGTTACGCAAAAGACCTCGGGAAGAAAGGCACGGAATCCGATATCACCTTTTATAACCTGAAGAAGGGCGAGGACACCGTCACCATCATCGAGCCTACCCGGTATCCCGAACGGCTGGCTCCGCTCTTCTACGCCGCGTCGATGGCGGATGCGGCTCTCGTCGTTGTCGGCGAGATCACGCCGACGCTCGGGGAGTGGGTGTTGATGCTTGACGAAGCGCGGGTGGAGCGAGGCTACATCGTCCTCCAGAATTACCTGACGCCGGAAGACGTCGCGCCGCTCTTCCGGGGGACGGTGCTCGAGCGCTACGAGTTCGTAGACGTCGACCCGATCGCGCTGCGCGATCTCCTGCTTGGCGAGGCGCATGCCCGCACCTCTCTCCCGCCTGCTGCCGGTGCGGTGGGAACCATCCCCATCGATCACCACTTCAACGTCCGCGGCATCGGGACGGTCATCCTTGGCGGCGTGGTGCGGGGCGGTATCCGGAAGCACAGCGCCCTGAAGGTCTACCCCGGGGGGCGGGCGATCACGGTGCGGTCGATCCAGAAGCACGACGACGACTTCGACTGGGCCGCCGAAGGCGACCGCGTGGGGCTTGCGCTCAAGAACATCGAGTCGGACGACCTCGATCGCGGGTTCGCCCTCTCCGACGACCCCGCAATCCGGCTGGGTGCGAAGATCGAGGCACGGGCGACCCTGGTGAAGTACTGGCCGGCGCCGCTCACGGCAGGAACGGTGCTCCACCTCGGCCACTGGATGCAGTTCATCCCGGCGCGGGTGGAGGCGGTGCAGGACGACGGCGACTGGCGGCGGCCGACGCTCACGCTCGTGCTCGAACGAGATCTCGTCTACCTCCCGGGGGATGCGGCGGTGCTCCACTACCTCGAGGGCGGGAAACTCCGGATCGCCGGGCATATCGAACTCGCGTGA
- the mtrD gene encoding tetrahydromethanopterin S-methyltransferase subunit D: protein MSALGGPKQTGGVQSPTAMGIVLSIVLIIVALGLAYYLVQMAGVLALVGIIIGGVLVAFGVHFVPVGGAPAAMGQSPGIATGVAMLAAGAGLAGLFGGAWAAPFGLAVALAGGAVGGGLLMAITCTMVNVIYIFGMGIPAASGKVAKDPITGDTFPEYKSQGTEGHGLPFISWIGGVIGGALGGLGGTLIYLELLDVYQAQLPVLLNATVEQIAPVAISLAGIFAVAMFLVNAVLAAYNITGTIEGPHDPKFKRFPRAIIAAAVASAVTGIFAIALLELVGVF from the coding sequence ATGAGCGCACTCGGCGGACCTAAACAGACGGGAGGCGTCCAGTCCCCGACGGCAATGGGTATCGTCCTCAGCATCGTTCTTATCATCGTCGCGCTCGGACTCGCCTACTACCTCGTACAGATGGCCGGAGTGCTTGCCCTCGTCGGCATCATCATCGGCGGCGTCCTGGTCGCATTCGGCGTCCACTTCGTCCCGGTCGGCGGTGCCCCCGCTGCAATGGGACAGTCGCCCGGTATCGCGACCGGTGTCGCGATGCTCGCGGCCGGTGCCGGCCTTGCCGGACTCTTCGGCGGCGCATGGGCCGCTCCGTTCGGACTCGCAGTCGCCCTCGCGGGCGGTGCGGTCGGCGGCGGTCTCCTGATGGCGATCACCTGTACGATGGTCAACGTCATCTACATCTTCGGCATGGGTATCCCGGCAGCGTCCGGTAAGGTCGCAAAAGACCCGATCACGGGCGACACCTTCCCCGAGTACAAGAGCCAGGGTACCGAGGGGCACGGCCTCCCGTTCATCTCCTGGATCGGCGGCGTCATCGGCGGCGCACTCGGTGGTCTTGGGGGAACGCTCATCTACCTCGAGCTCCTCGACGTCTACCAGGCACAGCTGCCCGTACTGCTGAACGCCACGGTCGAGCAGATCGCGCCCGTCGCAATCTCGCTTGCCGGCATCTTCGCGGTCGCTATGTTCCTCGTGAACGCCGTGCTTGCGGCATACAACATCACCGGTACGATCGAAGGGCCGCACGACCCCAAGTTCAAGCGGTTCCCGAGAGCGATCATCGCAGCCGCCGTGGCATCCGCCGTTACCGGCATCTTCGCGATTGCGCTGCTCGAACTGGTGGGGGTATTCTAA
- a CDS encoding ABC transporter ATP-binding protein, whose product MKPIEIIDIDVSYGAKKILEAITFHAEAGEILGIVGPNGSGKTTLLKAMSRVVARDNGEIRLDDRDLDSLGHRELARRVAVVPQEISIGFEYSVRDVVMMGRHPYIGRFASETARDVEICEHAMHLANVADLAGMSVHEISGGERQRVLIARALAQEPTILLLDEATSNLDVSHQVEILNIIKDLAGGITVVSVFHDLNLAAYYCDRLLLLKDRKVYALGAPGEVLTREKIREIFGMEMLVRPHPLTGRPYVLPVYMHQSSAGANRRVHVVCGGGTGSDILHLLHAAGFTVTCGVLNLLDTDYGTAMHLGLPCIAEPPFHGITPDSLSRLRECLESADAVVVTAMPIGRGNLDNLRALLDYPAKPVLLHARDSTARMEDYTGGEAEEVLANLEARGALRVEGAEELLARLSRGDPDRD is encoded by the coding sequence ATGAAACCGATTGAGATCATCGATATCGACGTCTCCTACGGCGCAAAGAAGATCCTCGAAGCAATCACGTTCCACGCAGAAGCAGGCGAGATCCTCGGTATCGTCGGGCCGAACGGATCGGGGAAGACGACGCTCTTGAAAGCGATGAGCAGGGTCGTCGCCCGGGATAACGGGGAGATCCGGCTCGACGACCGGGATCTGGACTCGCTCGGACACCGCGAACTTGCTCGCCGGGTTGCGGTCGTCCCGCAGGAGATCTCCATCGGCTTCGAGTATTCGGTGCGCGACGTCGTCATGATGGGGAGGCACCCCTACATCGGAAGGTTTGCCTCCGAGACGGCCCGGGACGTGGAGATCTGCGAGCATGCCATGCATCTTGCAAACGTCGCAGATCTCGCCGGGATGTCGGTGCACGAGATCAGCGGCGGGGAACGCCAGCGCGTGCTCATAGCACGGGCGCTCGCACAGGAACCGACGATCCTGCTGCTCGACGAAGCAACCTCGAACCTCGACGTCAGCCACCAGGTCGAGATCCTCAACATCATCAAGGATCTCGCGGGTGGGATCACGGTCGTGAGCGTCTTTCACGACCTGAACCTGGCCGCATACTACTGTGACCGGCTCCTGCTCCTCAAAGACCGGAAGGTCTACGCCCTGGGAGCGCCGGGGGAGGTTCTGACCCGTGAGAAGATCCGCGAGATCTTCGGGATGGAGATGCTCGTCAGACCGCACCCCCTGACGGGGAGACCATACGTCCTGCCGGTCTATATGCACCAGTCGAGTGCGGGAGCGAACCGGCGGGTGCACGTCGTCTGCGGCGGGGGAACGGGCTCCGATATCCTCCACCTCCTCCACGCCGCGGGCTTCACGGTCACCTGCGGCGTCTTGAACCTCCTCGACACGGACTACGGGACGGCGATGCACCTCGGCCTCCCCTGCATCGCAGAGCCCCCGTTCCACGGCATCACCCCTGATTCGCTCTCGCGCCTCAGGGAGTGCCTTGAGAGCGCAGATGCCGTCGTCGTCACAGCAATGCCAATCGGCAGGGGGAACCTCGACAACCTCAGGGCGCTGCTCGACTACCCGGCAAAACCCGTCCTCCTCCACGCAAGAGACAGCACCGCCCGGATGGAAGACTACACCGGCGGCGAGGCCGAGGAGGTGCTCGCGAACCTGGAGGCGCGCGGGGCGCTCCGGGTCGAGGGGGCGGAGGAACTCCTTGCCCGCCTCTCGCGGGGCGATCCTGATCGCGACTGA
- the mtrA gene encoding tetrahydromethanopterin S-methyltransferase subunit A: MVEKKSPASGWPIVQGDFHTGDAQSCVGVVTMGSHLDEQGICDAGAAIAGSCKTENLGLEKIIANVISNPNIRFILCCGTEVKGHLSGQSFMALHEGGVSGGKIVGAQGAIPFIENLTDDAIKRFQEQVEIVNIMESEDMGAIKAKMDELKAKDPGAFGAEPMIVEVKEAGGAAEEATGEVQPLSGELALVHARMKVIERMVTDIGYRNKFAAGVYSGKIEGLMIGLIVSFVILGFILLG; the protein is encoded by the coding sequence ATGGTTGAAAAGAAATCACCGGCCAGTGGATGGCCGATCGTTCAGGGCGACTTCCACACAGGAGATGCACAGAGCTGCGTCGGCGTCGTCACCATGGGATCCCACCTCGACGAGCAGGGCATCTGCGATGCCGGAGCGGCAATCGCCGGGTCCTGCAAGACCGAGAATCTCGGCCTTGAGAAGATCATCGCGAACGTCATCTCCAACCCCAACATCAGGTTCATCCTCTGCTGTGGTACGGAGGTCAAGGGACACCTGTCCGGGCAGAGCTTCATGGCCCTGCACGAAGGCGGAGTCTCCGGCGGAAAGATCGTCGGCGCTCAGGGAGCCATCCCGTTCATCGAGAACCTCACCGACGATGCGATCAAGCGCTTCCAGGAACAGGTCGAGATCGTCAACATCATGGAAAGCGAGGACATGGGTGCTATCAAGGCCAAGATGGACGAACTCAAGGCCAAAGACCCAGGTGCGTTCGGCGCGGAACCCATGATCGTCGAGGTCAAGGAAGCGGGCGGTGCGGCAGAGGAAGCGACCGGTGAAGTACAGCCGCTCTCCGGCGAACTGGCACTGGTACACGCACGGATGAAAGTCATCGAGCGGATGGTCACCGACATAGGCTATCGCAACAAGTTTGCCGCCGGTGTCTACTCGGGCAAGATCGAAGGTCTCATGATCGGCCTGATCGTCTCGTTCGTGATTCTGGGGTTCATCTTGCTGGGGTGA
- a CDS encoding tetrahydromethanopterin S-methyltransferase subunit F, with protein MAEEVTQAGPIRMTSINRMMDSIRYKAQILARTTKLESGIMGMGILGFAIGLLVAVLLIVIPALMLGAI; from the coding sequence ATGGCAGAAGAAGTTACACAGGCAGGCCCCATCCGGATGACCTCGATCAACAGAATGATGGATTCCATCCGGTACAAGGCACAGATCCTTGCCCGCACGACCAAACTTGAGTCGGGCATCATGGGCATGGGGATCCTCGGATTCGCAATCGGGCTCTTAGTAGCCGTACTTCTGATTGTGATTCCGGCACTGATGCTGGGGGCGATCTAA
- the mtrH gene encoding tetrahydromethanopterin S-methyltransferase subunit H → MFKFEKEQTVHDFNGTKIGGQPGEYPTVLGASIFYNKHEVVLDDHTGKIDKPKAEALWNRCQELSDITGIPHFIQIIGEFGEAFESYIDWFCSIDDKTAFLMDSSVPAALAHACEYVTQAGIADRAIYNSINGSILPENIEALAKSDVNAAIVLAFNPGDPSVAGREKVLTEGGVAGQEMGMLEIAEKCGITRPILDTAATPLGLGSGGSYREILACKAIHGLPTGGAYHNMTVSWTWLKRWKGTKKTPSQQLAGLEGKEGLIEQLTHHYLGGTDGMRQAAWSAPDIGCNMVASTLGADLIMYGPIENVEAMITAQAYVDIVVLEAARDFGIEPQVDTHPFFRLI, encoded by the coding sequence ATGTTCAAGTTCGAAAAAGAGCAGACGGTACACGACTTCAACGGTACCAAGATCGGCGGGCAGCCTGGAGAGTACCCGACCGTGCTCGGTGCATCCATCTTCTACAACAAGCACGAAGTTGTACTGGATGACCACACTGGAAAGATTGACAAACCAAAGGCAGAGGCGCTCTGGAACCGCTGTCAGGAACTCTCGGATATCACCGGCATTCCCCACTTCATCCAGATCATCGGGGAGTTCGGCGAGGCCTTCGAGAGTTACATCGACTGGTTCTGCAGCATCGATGACAAGACCGCGTTCCTGATGGACTCGTCCGTCCCGGCGGCGCTCGCCCACGCGTGCGAGTACGTCACCCAGGCCGGCATTGCGGACCGTGCGATCTACAACTCGATCAACGGTTCGATCCTGCCCGAGAACATCGAAGCGCTCGCTAAGAGCGATGTAAACGCAGCAATCGTCCTTGCCTTCAACCCCGGCGACCCGTCGGTTGCCGGCCGCGAGAAGGTCCTGACCGAGGGCGGCGTCGCGGGACAGGAGATGGGTATGCTCGAGATCGCGGAGAAGTGCGGCATCACCCGCCCGATCCTCGACACCGCGGCAACCCCGCTCGGTCTCGGCTCCGGCGGTTCGTACCGTGAGATTCTCGCCTGCAAGGCGATCCACGGCCTCCCCACCGGTGGCGCTTACCACAACATGACCGTCTCCTGGACCTGGCTGAAACGCTGGAAGGGAACGAAGAAGACTCCCTCGCAGCAGCTTGCCGGACTCGAGGGCAAAGAAGGACTCATCGAGCAGCTCACGCACCACTACCTCGGTGGTACGGACGGCATGCGCCAGGCGGCCTGGTCTGCGCCCGATATCGGCTGCAACATGGTTGCAAGCACCCTCGGTGCCGACCTCATCATGTACGGCCCGATCGAGAACGTCGAGGCGATGATCACCGCGCAGGCCTACGTCGACATCGTCGTGCTGGAAGCGGCACGCGACTTCGGCATCGAGCCCCAGGTGGACACCCACCCGTTCTTCAGGCTCATCTAA
- the mtrB gene encoding tetrahydromethanopterin S-methyltransferase subunit MtrB, translating to MAYVQVLPEFGLVVDPMVGIVTTSGVSYTPVLEQVTELEKITDDLVGMLSGEGNFLASFPNREGVLNVAGGVTAFWYGMAIGLLVAGVVVLGLL from the coding sequence ATGGCGTACGTTCAGGTACTGCCCGAGTTCGGCCTGGTCGTCGACCCGATGGTCGGCATTGTCACCACCTCCGGTGTCTCGTACACCCCCGTGCTCGAGCAGGTGACGGAACTTGAGAAGATTACCGACGACCTGGTCGGTATGCTCTCCGGAGAGGGCAACTTCCTGGCATCGTTCCCGAACAGGGAAGGTGTTCTCAATGTCGCCGGAGGCGTGACCGCATTCTGGTACGGCATGGCAATCGGCCTTCTGGTTGCCGGTGTCGTCGTATTAGGACTGCTGTGA
- the mtrA gene encoding tetrahydromethanopterin S-methyltransferase subunit A, translating to MVEKKSPASGWPIVQGDFHTGDAQSCVGVVTMGSHLDEQGICDAGAAIAGSCKTENLGLEKIIANVISNPNIRFILCCGTEVKGHLSGQSFMALHEGGVSGGKIVGAQGAIPFIENLSDEAIKRFQEQVEIVNIMESEDMGAIKAKMDELKARDPGAFGAEPMIVEVKEAGGAAEVAVAGANPQFLEIEERLNAIEGRIEFVDAEIAQRVGRKIGRDIGILYGLVAGLIVFMMLLVLLPKLIGYL from the coding sequence ATGGTTGAGAAGAAATCACCGGCCAGTGGATGGCCGATCGTTCAGGGCGACTTCCACACAGGAGATGCACAGAGCTGCGTCGGCGTCGTCACCATGGGATCCCACCTCGACGAGCAGGGCATCTGCGATGCCGGAGCGGCAATCGCCGGGTCCTGCAAGACCGAGAATCTCGGCCTCGAGAAGATCATCGCGAACGTCATCTCCAACCCCAACATCAGGTTCATCCTCTGCTGTGGTACGGAGGTCAAGGGACACCTGTCCGGGCAGAGCTTCATGGCCCTGCACGAAGGCGGAGTCTCCGGCGGAAAGATCGTCGGCGCTCAGGGAGCCATCCCGTTCATCGAGAACCTCTCCGACGAAGCGATCAAGCGCTTCCAGGAACAGGTCGAGATCGTCAACATCATGGAAAGCGAAGACATGGGTGCTATCAAGGCCAAGATGGACGAACTCAAGGCCAGAGACCCCGGTGCCTTCGGCGCGGAACCCATGATCGTCGAGGTCAAGGAAGCAGGCGGTGCGGCGGAAGTTGCCGTTGCAGGTGCAAACCCGCAGTTCCTTGAGATCGAGGAGAGGCTTAACGCCATCGAGGGAAGGATCGAGTTCGTCGATGCCGAGATCGCCCAGCGCGTCGGAAGGAAGATCGGGCGCGATATCGGCATCCTGTACGGACTGGTCGCAGGTTTGATTGTATTCATGATGTTGTTGGTATTACTGCCCAAATTGATTGGGTACCTGTAA
- a CDS encoding FecCD family ABC transporter permease → MRRTAPIIIATLICALLISMASAVALGPSGFALGSLFTSDNAWLILWEIRAPRVIAAALVGCGLAVAGTAMQGLFRNPMADPYIIGTSSGGALGATLAIVLFAGTGRTVLAFAGAMIATFTVYFIARRGGKIPVETLLLSGVALATFLSALLSFLMYTAGRSLHQIMFWLMGGFWNISWNDVAVALLILIGAAGIYLFARDLNILALNEEDATHLGVNVERAKQILLALSAFVTGIAVAVAGSIGFIGLITPHVMRLIVGPDHRFLFPAAALAGAILLVWADALTRTFTSDMPVGILTACFGAPFFIYLLRSRMKA, encoded by the coding sequence ATGCGGAGAACGGCACCGATCATCATCGCAACACTCATCTGCGCGCTTCTCATCAGCATGGCCTCCGCGGTCGCTCTCGGACCGAGCGGGTTTGCCCTGGGGTCGCTCTTCACCTCGGATAATGCATGGTTGATTCTCTGGGAGATCCGGGCGCCGAGGGTGATCGCCGCGGCGCTGGTCGGGTGCGGGCTGGCTGTCGCAGGCACGGCCATGCAGGGGCTCTTCCGAAACCCCATGGCCGACCCCTACATCATCGGCACGTCGTCGGGCGGAGCGCTCGGGGCTACCCTCGCAATCGTCCTCTTTGCCGGTACGGGACGCACTGTGCTTGCATTCGCCGGGGCGATGATCGCAACGTTTACCGTCTACTTCATCGCCCGGAGAGGAGGCAAGATCCCGGTCGAGACGCTCCTGCTCTCCGGTGTCGCCCTCGCAACGTTCCTATCGGCACTCCTCTCCTTCCTGATGTATACCGCAGGCCGGAGCCTGCACCAGATCATGTTCTGGCTGATGGGAGGGTTCTGGAACATATCGTGGAACGACGTCGCCGTCGCTCTTCTCATCCTGATCGGAGCCGCAGGGATCTATCTCTTCGCACGCGACCTCAATATTCTCGCCCTGAACGAAGAGGACGCGACCCACCTCGGGGTGAACGTCGAGCGGGCGAAACAGATCCTCCTCGCACTGAGCGCGTTCGTGACGGGAATAGCCGTTGCGGTAGCCGGCTCAATCGGGTTCATCGGCCTCATTACCCCGCACGTGATGCGGCTGATCGTCGGGCCCGACCACCGTTTCCTCTTTCCCGCGGCCGCACTTGCCGGCGCCATCCTCCTCGTATGGGCGGACGCGCTCACGCGAACCTTCACGAGCGACATGCCGGTCGGCATCCTGACCGCCTGTTTCGGCGCACCGTTCTTCATATACCTCCTCCGGAGCCGGATGAAAGCATGA
- a CDS encoding ABC transporter substrate-binding protein, which yields MRTTRLILSVASLFMLLLLAGTAGAAPMDGSERSVTVTDDSKKTVLIRGEPQRIVSLAPSNTEILYALGLDDRIVAVTERCDYPPATADKPKVGGFSTVNIEKVIAMEPDLIFAAPANTDEVIDRLRSLGMTVVILDPQTIDGVLHDIELTGRATGQEEQASTLIEELRTRIGTVAETAAGSPADRPSVAHIIWHDPLWVCGQGTFQNEVITIAGGTNAFGPVDGWSIVSLEEFITTNPDYILVSSGSGMDRDGYDAIYNYIITEPRLQRLDAVRNERVYVIDADIVSRGSPRIVDALEEVAGYLHPGTSGTVTPEAAGTVQSPGFGAITLIFALSAAVLLLQKR from the coding sequence ATGCGAACCACGCGCCTGATACTCTCTGTTGCATCACTTTTCATGCTACTCCTGCTCGCCGGGACGGCCGGTGCGGCACCCATGGACGGGAGCGAACGATCCGTGACGGTGACCGACGACTCCAAAAAGACCGTCCTCATCCGGGGAGAACCGCAGAGAATCGTCTCGCTCGCGCCCTCGAACACCGAGATCCTCTATGCCCTCGGGCTTGACGACCGCATCGTCGCCGTCACCGAACGCTGCGACTACCCGCCGGCAACAGCCGATAAACCGAAGGTAGGCGGTTTCAGCACCGTCAATATCGAGAAGGTGATCGCTATGGAGCCCGACCTGATCTTCGCCGCACCCGCCAACACCGATGAGGTCATCGACCGCCTGCGATCGCTCGGGATGACCGTCGTCATCCTCGACCCGCAGACGATCGACGGTGTCCTGCACGACATCGAACTTACCGGAAGGGCGACCGGGCAGGAGGAACAGGCGTCAACGCTCATCGAAGAACTCCGGACGCGCATCGGAACTGTTGCCGAAACGGCGGCCGGGAGCCCGGCCGATCGCCCGTCCGTCGCGCACATCATCTGGCACGACCCGCTCTGGGTCTGCGGGCAGGGGACGTTCCAGAACGAGGTGATCACGATTGCCGGCGGAACCAATGCGTTCGGCCCGGTCGACGGCTGGAGCATCGTCAGCCTCGAGGAGTTCATCACCACGAATCCCGACTACATCCTGGTCAGTTCAGGCAGCGGCATGGACCGGGACGGATACGACGCCATCTACAACTACATCATAACCGAGCCTCGCCTGCAGAGGCTCGACGCAGTCAGGAACGAACGCGTATACGTCATCGACGCAGATATCGTCAGCCGCGGGAGCCCGCGGATCGTGGATGCGCTGGAAGAAGTGGCTGGCTACCTCCATCCGGGCACCTCCGGCACGGTTACGCCGGAGGCCGCCGGGACGGTTCAGTCGCCGGGATTCGGTGCGATCACGCTCATCTTCGCACTATCCGCAGCCGTCCTGCTCCTGCAAAAGAGGTAG